A genomic segment from Magnetococcales bacterium encodes:
- a CDS encoding GAF domain-containing protein, whose product MPDSTPQNQTKRSMRRGIGRTLFFWFLAIALIPLGVISWTSYEKARLSLRQEAVKLLSTTLSLKKSHFQGFFNQRLRHLEAQSLSRTNLHFLQALQRAHDQVGPDGKAFVESFQWAVLVEEHGVDLEEFQHTYGLANLYLIDQDGHILYTAQETPLLGQNVLQGSLKKSLLGKIVERAMGTDQAVFSDLGHFPPATDNIAAFLARAILDEEGNNAGVLVIPLAPKKMFRIFEDRIGLGMSGETYLVGRDQLMRSNSRFDTRTTVLKQKVDTPIIQTWLHHEAEHHADFSHHSTEMTYTSVTESGRTNDLIEKVGKSGWWLKKIYPDYRGVDVLGFQVNLDFLEPFGIHWVLIAELDADEFYAPSIALGREILVTLFVTILLVFLIARFVSGHIVNPLLILTHRANRIAKGEMKWPAFLSPNNELGSLAKALEEMTHSLSESARRDAQDNWMKVSAGLLGECLRGEQSLEKLAQNIIGFLTPRLNAITGAIYLLEKSGRLRFAGGFAYKAEHIQQTIALGEGLLGHVAKRGEHQIIHQIPPDYLPVHSGLGEMEPSHLLLYPFLLNGQVEAVIELGSFQEFQAIHLELLDHEAEAITMAIKAAQSRTEMQQMLAQSREQADILKQNSEEARLSNEKLQEQTQALQNSETLLQQQQEELRVSNEELEEQTQLLTEQKQEAQRKNSELERAQRELVVKARDLEVAGHFRSEFLTSMSEELRAPLNGILVLTRGFSANKGGNLSPTDLDNAHAVHAHGLELLEMINGILDLAKIEAGQVDVHGELLEILEISNRLEQKFSRIAKKIGADFSLYHSDDLPDTLRTDYGKLEQIVKHLLARAFKVVGEGTVTLSFQPLPMGWVIESGGVSNNQGIVLVISDTLSDTSQQRTEGLLETLRESSSTVDKPFGKTGLGLAISNQLAQLLGGELRIESREGQGCAFTLFLPNLPWGMGDSPPPKSPEPPASPDKSFKLPPPVQLPGALDNTQPKSTKPVSVEDTASADKIASAMTSDSATLVNTSAPAESVAASSSEESSGSVVSIPAKELVAPAASSADLAASEESTASTEPTASVESAGAVQPGISQPASPDLIEAVADSTPHRPDPVILVVDSDVRTIYETVRLLEVAGYTAYMAANGEKALEQLGKYPSVNLVLVGLSPESDRALQVIGKIKDHPGAGDAPLRVVALVPVGEKADQKAACLAAGVIGVVEKPLDIPLFSKTISDWFKVSS is encoded by the coding sequence TTGCCTGATTCCACCCCCCAAAACCAAACCAAGAGGTCCATGCGCCGAGGGATTGGCCGGACACTCTTTTTTTGGTTTCTCGCCATCGCCTTGATTCCCTTGGGGGTCATCAGCTGGACCAGCTATGAAAAGGCCCGTCTCAGCCTGCGCCAAGAGGCGGTCAAGCTGCTTTCCACCACTTTATCCCTGAAAAAAAGCCACTTCCAAGGCTTCTTTAACCAACGGCTGCGCCATCTGGAGGCCCAATCCCTCTCTCGGACCAATCTGCATTTTTTGCAGGCGTTGCAGCGAGCTCACGATCAGGTAGGACCGGATGGCAAGGCTTTTGTTGAGAGTTTTCAGTGGGCTGTTTTGGTTGAAGAACATGGGGTGGATCTTGAAGAATTTCAGCACACCTATGGCTTGGCCAACCTCTATCTGATTGATCAGGATGGGCACATCCTCTATACAGCTCAAGAGACCCCACTCCTCGGTCAAAATGTCCTTCAGGGGAGTCTGAAGAAGAGCTTGCTGGGGAAGATCGTGGAGAGGGCCATGGGGACCGATCAGGCGGTTTTTTCCGATCTGGGCCATTTTCCCCCTGCCACGGATAACATCGCGGCTTTTTTGGCGCGGGCCATCCTCGATGAGGAGGGAAATAACGCTGGCGTTTTGGTGATTCCTTTGGCCCCGAAAAAAATGTTCCGGATTTTTGAGGATCGTATAGGGCTTGGCATGAGTGGTGAGACCTATCTGGTGGGGCGGGATCAACTCATGCGCTCCAACTCCCGTTTTGATACCCGCACCACGGTATTGAAGCAAAAGGTGGATACCCCCATTATCCAGACTTGGTTGCATCACGAGGCCGAGCATCACGCTGATTTTTCCCACCACTCCACGGAAATGACCTACACTTCGGTCACCGAATCGGGCAGGACCAACGATTTGATCGAAAAAGTTGGGAAGTCGGGCTGGTGGTTAAAAAAGATCTATCCCGATTATCGTGGGGTGGATGTCCTGGGTTTTCAAGTCAACCTGGATTTTTTGGAGCCCTTTGGCATCCACTGGGTATTGATTGCCGAGTTGGATGCGGATGAATTTTATGCGCCTTCCATAGCGCTCGGTCGCGAAATTCTCGTGACTCTTTTCGTCACCATCCTCCTGGTATTTCTCATCGCCCGATTTGTTTCCGGCCACATTGTCAATCCACTGCTGATTCTCACCCATCGGGCCAACCGTATCGCCAAGGGGGAGATGAAATGGCCTGCATTCTTGAGCCCCAACAACGAACTGGGCTCTTTGGCCAAGGCTCTGGAGGAGATGACCCACTCCCTTTCTGAGAGTGCCAGGCGCGATGCGCAAGATAACTGGATGAAGGTGAGCGCGGGGCTCCTTGGGGAATGTCTCCGGGGTGAGCAGTCATTGGAAAAATTGGCCCAAAACATCATCGGTTTTCTCACCCCACGTCTCAATGCCATCACTGGGGCCATCTATCTTTTGGAGAAGAGCGGTCGATTACGGTTTGCCGGGGGATTCGCCTATAAGGCGGAACATATCCAGCAGACGATTGCTCTGGGAGAGGGGCTTTTGGGGCATGTGGCCAAGCGGGGCGAACATCAGATTATCCACCAGATTCCCCCGGACTATCTGCCGGTCCACTCAGGCTTGGGAGAGATGGAACCCAGTCATTTGCTTCTCTATCCTTTTTTGTTGAATGGCCAGGTAGAGGCGGTGATAGAGCTGGGCTCTTTTCAAGAATTTCAGGCGATTCATCTGGAACTGCTGGACCATGAAGCCGAAGCCATCACCATGGCCATCAAGGCGGCCCAATCCAGAACCGAGATGCAGCAGATGTTGGCCCAGAGTCGGGAACAGGCTGATATCCTGAAACAAAACAGTGAGGAGGCACGGCTTTCCAACGAAAAACTTCAGGAACAGACCCAGGCTTTGCAAAATTCTGAGACGCTCCTGCAACAGCAACAGGAGGAATTGAGAGTCTCCAACGAAGAGCTGGAGGAGCAGACCCAGCTACTCACGGAACAGAAGCAGGAGGCCCAGCGAAAAAACAGTGAACTGGAGCGTGCCCAGCGGGAGCTGGTGGTCAAGGCCCGGGACTTGGAGGTGGCGGGACATTTTCGGTCGGAATTTCTCACCTCCATGTCTGAAGAGTTGCGCGCTCCCTTGAATGGTATCCTGGTGTTGACCCGGGGATTTTCCGCTAACAAGGGGGGCAACCTTTCTCCCACTGATCTGGACAACGCCCATGCCGTGCACGCCCATGGTTTGGAATTGTTGGAGATGATCAACGGTATTTTGGATCTGGCCAAAATCGAAGCGGGTCAGGTGGATGTTCACGGAGAACTTCTGGAAATATTGGAGATTTCCAACCGTCTGGAACAAAAATTCAGCCGTATCGCCAAAAAAATAGGTGCTGATTTCAGCCTTTACCATTCCGATGATCTGCCTGACACTCTTCGGACCGATTATGGCAAGCTGGAACAGATCGTCAAACATCTTCTGGCCCGGGCCTTCAAAGTGGTTGGAGAGGGGACTGTTACTCTGAGTTTCCAACCCCTGCCCATGGGCTGGGTGATTGAGAGCGGTGGCGTTTCCAATAATCAGGGGATCGTTTTGGTCATTTCGGACACCCTCTCCGACACCTCTCAGCAGAGGACCGAGGGTCTGCTTGAAACTTTGCGAGAGTCCAGCTCCACTGTTGATAAACCCTTTGGTAAAACCGGTCTGGGGCTGGCCATCTCCAATCAGCTGGCCCAGCTCTTGGGCGGAGAGTTGCGTATCGAAAGCCGGGAAGGCCAGGGATGCGCCTTCACCCTCTTTTTGCCCAACCTGCCGTGGGGAATGGGAGACTCTCCTCCACCTAAATCTCCTGAGCCTCCAGCATCACCTGACAAAAGCTTTAAACTGCCCCCTCCAGTCCAGCTACCGGGTGCTTTGGACAACACCCAACCCAAATCAACCAAGCCGGTCTCTGTAGAGGATACCGCTTCAGCAGACAAGATAGCGTCAGCGATGACCTCCGACTCAGCGACGTTGGTGAATACTTCGGCTCCAGCGGAGTCAGTGGCAGCCTCAAGTTCAGAAGAATCCTCTGGATCGGTAGTATCGATACCAGCTAAGGAGCTGGTGGCCCCAGCAGCCTCCTCAGCGGATCTAGCCGCATCAGAGGAGTCAACAGCCTCAACAGAGCCAACAGCATCCGTGGAATCAGCTGGAGCGGTTCAGCCTGGAATTTCTCAACCTGCATCTCCCGATCTGATCGAAGCCGTTGCTGATTCAACACCCCATCGCCCCGACCCGGTTATCCTGGTGGTGGATTCCGATGTGCGAACCATCTACGAAACAGTGCGGCTGTTGGAAGTGGCTGGATACACTGCCTATATGGCTGCCAATGGCGAGAAGGCTCTGGAACAGCTTGGCAAATATCCATCTGTCAATTTGGTGTTGGTGGGGCTTTCACCAGAGAGTGATAGGGCTCTTCAGGTCATAGGGAAAATCAAAGATCACCCAGGTGCAGGCGATGCCCCCTTGAGGGTGGTCGCCCTGGTTCCAGTTGGGGAAAAAGCGGACCAAAAAGCGGCTTGCCTGGCAGCAGGCGTGATAGGGGTTGTGGAAAAACCACTGGATATACCGCTTTTTTCAAAAACAATCAGCGATTGGTTCAAGGTGTCGAGCTAA
- a CDS encoding substrate-binding domain-containing protein yields the protein MEYRLIRLLLIAFVSTMAPSSAQAGDSVVIRGSHALYWTLTPHMDAINQATGLDVDFAVAGGCGDGAKATAAGHIGAICCPFDDLELATLGGGVMSPLALEPLMIVVNLKNPVTDLTLAQVRGLLSGQMTNWSQVGGPDKNVAVVLRPHCPHRPQHWKMILPQNQWREKKITVNSTVKMIDAVAAIPGAIGHLGTVLLDPQKMKPILIDGISPLDPEALAKGYPFYRPLALMTQGEPGENEGKLITYLRSEAAKPFFLEQHLIPSSKLTP from the coding sequence ATGGAATACCGACTGATCCGGCTGCTACTGATAGCCTTTGTTTCGACCATGGCCCCCTCTTCTGCCCAAGCTGGGGATAGCGTGGTCATTCGGGGGAGCCATGCCCTCTATTGGACCCTGACTCCCCATATGGATGCCATCAATCAAGCCACAGGACTTGATGTGGATTTTGCTGTGGCTGGAGGGTGTGGCGATGGGGCCAAAGCGACGGCTGCCGGTCATATTGGTGCCATCTGCTGCCCTTTTGATGATCTGGAATTGGCTACTTTGGGAGGGGGTGTGATGAGCCCCTTGGCCCTGGAACCCCTGATGATCGTCGTCAATCTGAAAAATCCAGTCACTGATTTGACTTTGGCCCAGGTGCGCGGGCTTCTATCCGGCCAGATGACCAACTGGAGCCAGGTGGGTGGTCCCGATAAAAATGTAGCGGTGGTGTTACGTCCCCACTGTCCCCATCGACCTCAACATTGGAAAATGATCCTGCCCCAAAACCAGTGGCGGGAGAAAAAAATTACGGTCAACTCCACCGTCAAGATGATCGATGCCGTAGCCGCCATTCCCGGGGCCATCGGCCATCTGGGAACCGTGCTTCTGGACCCCCAAAAAATGAAACCGATTCTTATCGACGGCATCTCTCCCCTGGACCCGGAAGCGTTGGCCAAAGGCTACCCCTTCTATCGGCCTCTCGCGCTGATGACCCAAGGGGAGCCGGGTGAAAACGAAGGCAAACTCATCACCTACCTTAGAAGTGAGGCGGCCAAGCCGTTCTTTCTGGAACAGCACCTCATCCCCAGCTCCAAACTGACCCCTTGA